A window from Puniceicoccus vermicola encodes these proteins:
- a CDS encoding WD40/YVTN/BNR-like repeat-containing protein codes for MPLSPDENGVVGNVFNPTENLSEYGNWRSSKIGGGGYLLNVIPNRVDPDRLYAHSDVGGIFRSDDGGRNWYMIHINYHPQSLDCVRDLLVDPENPDFLIAAVGDQWMPQQGLFKSTDGGQSWKIVLNTQVYGNGSNRSTGRILQRSPSDENLIYAAPGLDGVFVSSDAGESWVDLGLEKIYVNDLKIDRHNPNRLFICAESRKISNKTSWKGKRQYHELQGGFYRSEDAGFNWEKLSEDSPIEIVQSPWDNQVWYGIFDGIQIISSSDFGESWKGASEGLPTSTEKQSPTSSRSYKTIGAGPDFLLVGNGSGGFFIKKAVDSPWREIKSERIQGDWFARTRPDQWDKFGRATASIVVDPLDPEHWFFSDYYAIYQSWNAGKTWTLTIDGIENTVIHTVVQAPQNPNIVHMGMADNGYFRSIDAASSFSHAEGTSDNCKAVAVAPSSPDTVYILAPRYHGWYADTLYVSLDGGEKFHKSPMTHIPKGDEKWRINSLTVDAHNARQVYVGVSGPVESGKGGVWRSTDMGKTWTWDSRGLPEGGSFFQSSIWDTGFQLARSPNGSMVAVKNNAVYFRDSDGDEWERSSIQLSGRKFMQVLSALDQEGVYLLSEEYGGLHQSRDNGRTWTKILDRGIHSVSVDHNDSQRIAVALDEAGGILITGNGGQDWHPVDDHLPQRQRLKMAFAGGRLVVGTPGNGVFYLPLNTMTQN; via the coding sequence GATCGCCTCTACGCTCACAGCGACGTCGGTGGTATCTTCCGCTCTGATGACGGCGGTCGCAATTGGTACATGATCCATATCAATTACCACCCTCAAAGTCTGGACTGTGTTCGCGATCTGCTCGTGGATCCCGAGAACCCCGACTTCCTCATCGCCGCTGTCGGCGATCAATGGATGCCGCAGCAAGGCCTTTTCAAGAGCACGGATGGAGGCCAAAGCTGGAAGATAGTTCTCAACACCCAAGTGTATGGGAATGGCTCCAATCGCAGCACGGGACGGATTCTCCAACGTTCTCCGTCCGACGAAAACCTGATCTATGCAGCACCGGGATTGGACGGGGTCTTCGTAAGCTCGGATGCCGGCGAGAGCTGGGTTGATCTCGGACTCGAAAAAATCTACGTCAACGATCTAAAAATTGATCGTCACAATCCCAATCGCCTTTTCATCTGTGCCGAGTCACGTAAGATTTCGAACAAGACATCTTGGAAAGGAAAACGCCAATACCATGAACTACAGGGTGGTTTTTACCGTTCCGAAGATGCCGGATTTAACTGGGAGAAACTCTCGGAAGATTCTCCGATCGAGATCGTTCAAAGCCCTTGGGATAATCAGGTTTGGTACGGCATCTTTGATGGTATTCAAATCATCTCAAGCTCGGACTTTGGTGAATCTTGGAAGGGCGCATCCGAAGGTCTGCCCACCTCCACGGAGAAACAATCCCCTACTTCCAGCCGTAGCTACAAGACCATAGGTGCCGGTCCCGATTTTCTTCTCGTCGGAAACGGTAGTGGTGGCTTCTTCATCAAAAAGGCGGTTGATTCACCTTGGCGGGAGATTAAATCGGAAAGAATCCAAGGAGACTGGTTCGCACGGACCCGCCCCGACCAGTGGGATAAATTCGGTCGGGCCACCGCCTCAATCGTAGTGGATCCACTGGATCCCGAACATTGGTTTTTCAGCGACTACTACGCGATCTACCAGTCTTGGAATGCCGGGAAAACTTGGACCCTGACCATCGACGGAATTGAAAACACCGTCATCCACACCGTCGTTCAGGCTCCACAAAACCCAAACATCGTTCACATGGGTATGGCTGATAACGGCTACTTCCGCTCGATCGATGCTGCTAGCTCCTTTTCCCACGCCGAGGGCACATCCGACAACTGTAAGGCCGTCGCAGTGGCCCCCTCGTCACCCGATACCGTCTACATCCTTGCTCCCCGCTACCACGGTTGGTACGCCGACACCCTCTATGTGAGCCTCGATGGAGGTGAGAAATTTCACAAATCGCCGATGACCCATATACCAAAAGGTGACGAGAAGTGGCGTATCAACTCCCTCACAGTCGACGCCCACAATGCCCGACAGGTCTATGTCGGTGTCAGTGGTCCGGTTGAATCGGGCAAAGGTGGAGTATGGCGCAGCACAGACATGGGCAAAACTTGGACTTGGGATAGCCGAGGACTACCAGAAGGAGGATCGTTTTTCCAAAGTTCAATCTGGGACACGGGCTTTCAGCTAGCCCGGAGCCCAAATGGATCCATGGTTGCGGTGAAAAACAACGCGGTGTATTTCCGAGACTCTGACGGCGACGAATGGGAACGATCCTCGATCCAGCTCTCCGGTCGAAAGTTTATGCAAGTGCTGAGCGCTCTAGACCAAGAAGGCGTCTATCTGCTTTCCGAAGAATACGGAGGACTGCACCAAAGTCGCGACAACGGAAGGACTTGGACGAAGATTCTGGACCGTGGCATCCACTCCGTCTCGGTCGACCATAATGACTCCCAACGCATCGCTGTCGCTCTTGACGAAGCTGGCGGTATCCTCATCACCGGGAACGGCGGACAAGACTGGCACCCAGTCGACGACCACCTGCCCCAACGCCAGCGGCTCAAGATGGCATTTGCCGGAGGCCGACTCGTAGTAGGCACCCCAGGGAACGGAGTCTTTTACCTTCCACTCAACACGATGACGCAAAACTAA
- a CDS encoding polysaccharide deacetylase family protein yields the protein MNTNLKYILSLILLISCNGSLSAKNSPNLLRYGSCDEGKKGWYSWTGSGSIEVETDPEGLNSGKGVKIIAKGDPVKGSVSMPFNYRGKVIVSGYALSTTETSSKVSLQCFDSNSKTIAWIDIAFLKTPGKKTLFSKTVVIPENAAKTNLAVNVTSAGSVRVDDLKVTPANLLEETSSIEVPTVNEVTIQRIKSVETDQPLIALTFDDGPNDLSPDYLDLFAQEGIKATFFCKGNSVASRPEIARRIVNEGHEVGNHSYSHPRFNQISDAEAYKQVIDTQAIIEETTGTTATLFRAPYILYTPKLMEILQATGLQPIDCSVGVSDWHEDTTVELIIERATTDKTKAGTIILMHDWSPKSLEALPTVIETLRERGYRFVTVSELLAAAN from the coding sequence ATGAATACAAACTTAAAATATATCTTATCTTTAATTCTCCTGATCTCCTGCAACGGTAGTCTCTCTGCCAAGAATTCACCCAATCTTCTTCGATACGGATCATGCGATGAAGGTAAAAAAGGTTGGTACTCCTGGACTGGCTCCGGATCCATCGAGGTTGAAACCGACCCTGAGGGACTTAACTCCGGCAAGGGCGTCAAGATAATCGCCAAAGGCGATCCAGTTAAAGGTAGCGTCTCGATGCCCTTCAACTACCGTGGTAAAGTCATCGTATCAGGCTATGCCCTTTCCACCACCGAAACATCGTCCAAAGTTTCATTGCAATGCTTTGATTCCAATTCAAAGACCATCGCCTGGATCGATATCGCGTTCCTGAAAACTCCGGGAAAGAAGACCCTCTTCAGCAAAACCGTAGTCATTCCGGAAAATGCAGCGAAGACTAACCTTGCAGTCAACGTTACCTCCGCAGGCAGTGTGCGCGTCGACGACTTGAAAGTCACGCCGGCCAATCTCCTCGAGGAGACTTCCTCCATCGAAGTGCCAACGGTCAATGAAGTGACCATTCAGCGCATCAAATCCGTTGAAACCGATCAGCCACTGATCGCCCTCACTTTCGACGATGGCCCCAATGACCTAAGCCCCGATTACCTCGACCTCTTCGCCCAAGAAGGCATCAAAGCCACCTTTTTCTGTAAAGGAAATAGCGTGGCTTCGCGGCCTGAGATCGCCAGGCGCATCGTCAACGAGGGACACGAGGTCGGAAATCACTCCTACAGTCATCCCCGCTTCAATCAGATCAGCGATGCGGAAGCTTACAAGCAAGTAATTGACACCCAAGCAATCATCGAAGAGACCACCGGAACGACTGCGACTCTCTTTCGTGCGCCCTACATTCTATACACCCCAAAGCTAATGGAAATTCTCCAGGCAACCGGGCTCCAACCAATCGACTGTTCAGTCGGTGTGAGCGACTGGCATGAAGACACTACTGTCGAGCTTATCATTGAGCGCGCAACCACTGACAAAACGAAAGCTGGCACGATTATTCTGATGCACGATTGGTCGCCCAAGAGCCTCGAAGCCCTCCCCACCGTGATCGAAACTCTCCGGGAGCGGGGTTACCGATTCGTCACCGTATCGGAGCTTCTCGCCGCCGCAAATTAG